A single region of the Nicotiana sylvestris chromosome 6, ASM39365v2, whole genome shotgun sequence genome encodes:
- the LOC138870252 gene encoding uncharacterized protein — MKILNKAHVPDKISVNHLEKIASKIFEVNRVTFSDDELPVEGTEHNRALYLTVKCEDFMVTRVLVDNGSSANIFPLSTLNKLKVDNDRIHRNNICVRGFDDGGKDSVGDIILELTIGPIEFTMEFQVLDVAVSYNLLLGRPWIHAAKAVPSKLHQMVKFEGDR, encoded by the coding sequence atgaaaatcttgaataaggcccatgttcccgacaagatctcggtaaaccatctggagaAGATAGCAAGcaaaatatttgaggtaaatAGAGTTACTTTCtccgatgatgagttgcccgtggagggtaccgagcataaTAGGGCACTTTATCTGACGGTAAAGTGCGAAGATTTTATGGTTACCAGAGTTCTGGTCGACAATgggtctagtgcgaacattttccctctctccacgttgaacaagctgaaagtggacAATGATAGAATTCACAGGAATAACATTTGTGTTCGGGGGTTCGACGACGGGGGCAAAGATTCAGTAGGTGATATAATATTGGAATTGACAATAGGGCCCattgagttcactatggaattccaagtgttggacgtggcagtttcttacaatttgttgctagggcgaccctggattcatgccgcCAAGGCAGTACCGTCTAAATTGCATCAGATGGTTAAATTTGAAGGTGACAGATAG